One genomic region from Ptychodera flava strain L36383 chromosome 14, AS_Pfla_20210202, whole genome shotgun sequence encodes:
- the LOC139148890 gene encoding F-box only protein 28-like, which produces MASMIASSDSSDDYSQFLTLPAEIVRHIMSYFTYEEVSELRLVCKTFDQICQEVLNQGYHKVDRFHSQYQKELKARLPRRESERRNHPLSRHCDILAAIETRLSLLGMTFMKYVDMNLCCFIPGKVLDEITQLIEYIKKTPNPPRAHELLQELRDISSMAMEYFDEKIVPILRKKMTNSEFIIKSPCPGASTGMALGSSNAVARRQDVVRVQAQLKASVNNQLMFKKEFLEHRRQLMEQKKKYCELEKKLQRREQLISELNGKVQEQDRKMNEMNRKFIEYDHKFEDLTAEISKLSQVTTVKQETTLSRKRKTEDEEIAEDQTMSSRKRKPKVKKMKHCSN; this is translated from the exons ATGGCGTCTATGATTGCCTCGTCGGACTCGTCTGATGATTATTCTCAGTTTCTCACTCTTCCGGCAGAAATAGTCCGCCATATTATGTCATATTTCACATATGAAGAAGTCAGTGAGTTGAGGCTG gTATGTAAgacatttgatcaaatttgTCAAGAAGTTTTGAACCAGGGATATCATAAAGTAGATCGATTCCACTCTCAGTATCAGAAGGAACTGAAAGCCAGGTTGCCAAGGAGGGAATCGGAACGAAGAAATCATCCACTGTCAAGACACTGTGATATCTTAGCTGCCATAGAAACCAGACTCTCATTGTTAGGGATGACATTTATGAAGTATGTGGACATGAACTTGTGCTGTTTTATACCGGGAAAG GTTCTTGATGAAATCACTCAGTTGATTGAATACATTAAGAAGACGCCCAATCCACCTAGAGCTCATGAATTACTTCAAGAATTGAGAGACATCTCGTCTATGGcaatggaatattttgatgaGAAGATTGTTCCCATTCTCAGAAAAAAGATGACAAATTCAGAATTCATAATCAAGAGTCCTTGTCCAG gtGCATCAACTGGCATGGCACTGGGTTCCAGCAATGCTGTAGCCAGGCGTCAAGATGTTGTGAGAGTGCAAGCTCAACTCAAGGCCAGTGTTAACAACCAACTGATGTTCAAGAAGGAATTTCTGGAACACAGGAGGCAACTTATGGAACAGAAGAAGAAATACTGTGAGCTAGAAAAGAAGCTTCAACGGCGAGAACAGCTAATCAGTGAACTGAACGGCAAGGTGCAAGAACAAGAtagaaaaatgaatgaaatgaacaGAAAGTTTATCGAATATGACCACAAGTTTGAAGATCTGACGGCTGAAATTAGCAAGCTGAGTCAAGTAACAACGGTGAAACAGGAGACAACTCTGAGtcgaaaaagaaaaacagaggATGAAGAAATAGCTGAGGATCAGACAATGAGTTCCAGAAAACGGAAACCAAAAGTGAAGAAAATGAAACATTGCTCTAACTAG